From Fibrobacter sp. UWB13, the proteins below share one genomic window:
- a CDS encoding STAS domain-containing protein, producing MKIEKNVDGSNTSFALEGRLDTMTAPLLEAEIQGKLEGVTDLEFDFAKLTYISSAGLRVLLSAQKIMNKQGKMIIKNVCDEIKEIFEVTGFSDILTVV from the coding sequence ATGAAAATCGAAAAAAATGTGGATGGTTCCAATACCTCTTTCGCTTTGGAAGGGCGTCTGGATACGATGACGGCTCCTTTGCTCGAAGCTGAAATTCAGGGCAAATTGGAAGGTGTCACGGACTTGGAATTTGACTTTGCCAAGCTGACTTATATTTCTTCGGCGGGATTGCGCGTGTTGCTTTCTGCTCAGAAGATTATGAACAAGCAGGGCAAGATGATCATCAAGAATGTCTGCGATGAAATCAAGGAAATTTTTGAGGTGACGGGATTCTCGGACATTCTGACTGTCGTGTAG
- a CDS encoding LptE family protein, which translates to MFFALVVAMFACTFSGCYSFTASTLPSHIKTVNIHEVDDKTLDPVLANNIHTAVVDMFKRNAGGVRLVNGEANADFEITLLSYSNKPENYNSNSDVETYRVTIRVEVKFYDNVKERIIYESKSLSADGVYDVQANETEDRHGQTRAVEKLQDLIVSNALAKW; encoded by the coding sequence TTGTTTTTCGCTTTGGTCGTGGCGATGTTTGCGTGCACGTTTTCGGGATGCTATAGCTTTACTGCAAGTACGCTCCCGAGTCACATCAAGACTGTCAACATTCATGAAGTTGATGATAAAACTTTGGACCCGGTGCTTGCGAACAACATCCATACGGCGGTTGTCGATATGTTCAAGCGCAACGCGGGCGGTGTGCGACTTGTGAACGGCGAAGCCAATGCTGATTTTGAAATTACTTTGTTAAGCTATTCAAACAAGCCTGAAAACTACAACAGCAATAGCGATGTAGAAACGTACCGTGTTACGATTCGTGTTGAAGTTAAATTTTACGATAACGTAAAAGAACGAATCATCTACGAAAGCAAGTCGCTCTCTGCGGATGGTGTCTATGACGTCCAAGCGAACGAGACCGAAGACCGCCATGGTCAGACGCGTGCCGTTGAAAAGCTTCAGGACTTGATTGTCTCGAACGCCCTTGCTAAGTGGTAA
- a CDS encoding ATP-binding protein encodes MQNWVKEIVVDSKFENVRTLTDFVESSLEPLNPSPKAIMQIGVAIDELFSNVVRYSGSSNMKLILNVNEDVLTAKLTFIDEGVEYDPLKKTDPDVSLSAEDREIGGLGIFLVKKIMDGVEYKRDGQKNVLTVVKKLG; translated from the coding sequence ATGCAGAATTGGGTTAAAGAAATCGTCGTAGATTCAAAATTTGAAAATGTTAGGACTTTGACTGATTTTGTTGAAAGCTCCTTGGAGCCGCTGAATCCGTCGCCTAAGGCTATCATGCAGATTGGCGTAGCCATTGATGAACTGTTCAGTAACGTTGTTCGTTATTCTGGTTCGTCGAATATGAAGCTTATCCTGAATGTCAATGAAGATGTGCTGACTGCAAAGCTGACCTTTATTGATGAGGGGGTGGAATACGATCCGCTGAAGAAGACGGATCCGGACGTTTCGCTCTCGGCGGAAGACCGTGAAATTGGCGGGCTCGGAATATTCCTCGTGAAGAAAATCATGGATGGCGTTGAGTACAAACGTGATGGTCAGAAGAATGTTTTAACCGTTGTAAAAAAATTGGGTTAA
- a CDS encoding 8-oxo-dGTP diphosphatase — MINTTLCYIEQDGKYLLLHRIKKKNDINKDKWIGIGGKFEEWESPEDCIHREALEETGLTLIRPKYRGIVTFISDGMDQTEFMHLFTATEFTGSIKECDEGVLEWVDKQKVKELPHWDGDLIFLALLERGEPFFSLKLTYKGSTLTEALLNEKPVTLQDFL; from the coding sequence ATGATAAACACAACCCTTTGCTACATCGAACAAGACGGCAAGTACCTGCTGCTCCACCGCATCAAAAAGAAAAACGACATCAACAAGGACAAGTGGATCGGCATTGGCGGAAAGTTCGAAGAATGGGAATCGCCCGAAGACTGCATCCACCGCGAAGCACTCGAAGAAACAGGGCTCACACTCATCCGCCCCAAGTACCGCGGCATCGTCACGTTCATCAGCGACGGCATGGATCAGACCGAATTCATGCACCTCTTTACCGCAACCGAATTTACAGGATCCATCAAGGAGTGCGACGAAGGCGTACTGGAATGGGTGGACAAGCAAAAAGTGAAGGAACTCCCCCACTGGGACGGCGACCTGATATTCCTAGCCCTTCTGGAACGCGGCGAGCCATTCTTTTCGCTCAAGCTCACCTACAAAGGCAGCACGCTCACAGAAGCTTTACTAAACGAAAAGCCAGTGACACTACAGGATTTTCTGTAG